TACTGGGTTCGAACCAGTGACCTCTTCGGTGTGAACGAAGCGCTCTCCCACTGAGCTAATCGCCCGGGTGTCGGCGGGGTTTCCCTCGCGAACGAGCAGAACAATACAGGCCGCGCGGGGCTTCCATCAAATTCCTGTTCCGCCGGCGCCCGGGGCGGCCCCGCCGGGGCATGCGGGGCGCCTCATCCGCGGGCCAGCCAGGCGGCGAGCCCCCGGCGCCCGGACCGCATCATCAGCGCATGATTGGCGAGGAAGACCGGCCGCCCCAGCAGCGCGAAGCGCCGCAGCAGCGGCTTGCAGACCTCGACGTCCTGCTCGAAGACCGCGCGGGTGCCGCCGGCGCCGGGCACCACCGTCCAGCGCGCCCAGCCGGCCAGGTCACCGCTCATCCCTATCTCCAGCACCCCCGCGCCCGGGTCCCGTACGCGCTCGCTCGCCACGACCGTGAGGTCGTACGGCAGCACCGAACGGAAGCGGGCGACGCCGCTGCGGTCGTCGAGCGCCTTCACCTCGCGGACCTGCGGCCACCACCGGGGGTAGGCCTCGGCGCGTTCGAGGACGGCGTAGACGACGGTCGGCGGGGCGTTGAGCAGCCAGACGGTGCAAAAGCGGTAGCGGTGCAGTCGGCGTGACCGGACGGGCATGGTCCCAGTGTGCGCCCCGCGGCGGCGCAGGTGCGCAACAACTGCGACGGCCCGGAGACTTGAAGTCTCCGGGCCGTCGTCCGGGGTGGGCGATACTGGGTTCGAACCAGTGACCTCTTCGGTGTGAACGAAGCGCTCTCCCACTGAGCTAATCGCCCGGGCGCACCGCCAACATTACCCCACGTC
This portion of the Streptomyces sp. 2114.4 genome encodes:
- a CDS encoding SRPBCC family protein; the protein is MPVRSRRLHRYRFCTVWLLNAPPTVVYAVLERAEAYPRWWPQVREVKALDDRSGVARFRSVLPYDLTVVASERVRDPGAGVLEIGMSGDLAGWARWTVVPGAGGTRAVFEQDVEVCKPLLRRFALLGRPVFLANHALMMRSGRRGLAAWLARG